GGATGGGGTGACTGCCATAGTTTTCTTATCTTTGAAATAAGCCATCATATTCATAAGTGCGGACTTTTCCACAAAAGAATCTGCATCAAGACAGCCGATTATCTCACCTTTCGTTTTTGTAATACCAAAATTCAGAGCTGTATGTTTACCACCGTTTATTTTTTTATAAATTCTAATTTGCGGATTCTTTTTGTACTTCTGTATATGTTTCCATGTGCCGTCTGTACTGCCGTCATCTATTATTAAAATCTCAAGTTTATCTTTTGGATAATCTAGAGCAAGTAAGGAATCTATTGTGCCGTCTACAGTTTCTTCCTCATTGAAGCAAGGGACAATTACACTTGTATACAAGGTTTCGCTACCGAGTGCTTGTGACGGCGAAGTCTCTGATTTTATTTCTCTTCTATGTCTGATATACAGAATGAGCAAAAAGACCTCAAAATAAAGAGATATAAACAGAAATACAAGGTTGATTACCTCTATCGTTTTCATCAATATTATAATATCAGAAAAAGTGGCAGATTTCAATCATTTTTGTGTTGAAATATGTGCCTTTTACTGTATAATTTATCAATATGCAAAAACCAGAGGAAAATAGAGGACATCTACATCCGATAACCTTAGTATTTAATGATATGGTTAAGATTTTTTCCGATATGGGTTTTGTATTAACCGATGGTCCAGAACTTGAAACAGAATATTATAACTTTGATGCCTTGAATTTTCCCAAAGATCATCCAGCTCGCGATATGCAGGATACTTTTTGGCTTAAACCAAATAAAAATATACCTGGTGTTGAAAACAAGCTTTTGAGACCTCAGACGAGTGCAATGCAGATTCACTATATGGAAGACAATAAACCGCCACTTGCTATTATTTGTCCGGGTAAAGTTTATAGAAATGAAGCGACAGATGCGGGTCATGAAGCACAATTTCATCAGATAGAAGGATTACTGGTAGATAAAAAGATTTCTCTTGCTGATCTCAAGTCAACTCTGAATATCTTTTTTGATAAATTCTTTAAGAAAGATGTTGAGGTGAGATTTCGTCCAAGTTTTTTCCCTTTTGTTGAACCGGGTGTAGAAATAGACGTCTCTTGTTTCAAATGTAAAGGTGAAGGAAGTTGTCCAGTTTGCAAAGGCACCGGTTGGATAGAGATAATGGGAGCCGGGGCTGTTCATCCAAAAGTGTTGAATATTATCGGAATAAATCCAAATGAATTTACCGGTTTTGCCTTCGGTATGGGTGTGGATAGAATAGCGATGCTCAAATACGGCATTGATGATATTAGGTTGCTTTATTCCGGAGATTTGAGATTAGTTAATCAATTTTAAAATGAAAGTATCATATAAATGGTTAAATGAATTCTTGGGAGGCAAAGCGCTAAAGGTTGGAAAATTTGCAGAGCTTTTGACTATGAATTCGGTGGAGATAGAGAGTATTGAAAAAGCTGGAGGTGATTTTGTACTTGATGCAAAAACTACGCCAAATTTGAATCATCATTTGCTTTGCCATAGAGGAATCGCTAGAGAAGCCGGCGTTCTTGCCGATATAAAAGTATCTCAATATTCAAGGGAATTTGCTAACTTGGAAGCCAGGCTTCCAAGTGAGAGAAAGCTTAAGGTAAATATTGTAGACGGGAAATTGTGTAGAAGATATACCGGAAGAA
The genomic region above belongs to Candidatus Paceibacterota bacterium and contains:
- the pheS gene encoding phenylalanine--tRNA ligase subunit alpha, with amino-acid sequence MQKPEENRGHLHPITLVFNDMVKIFSDMGFVLTDGPELETEYYNFDALNFPKDHPARDMQDTFWLKPNKNIPGVENKLLRPQTSAMQIHYMEDNKPPLAIICPGKVYRNEATDAGHEAQFHQIEGLLVDKKISLADLKSTLNIFFDKFFKKDVEVRFRPSFFPFVEPGVEIDVSCFKCKGEGSCPVCKGTGWIEIMGAGAVHPKVLNIIGINPNEFTGFAFGMGVDRIAMLKYGIDDIRLLYSGDLRLVNQF